The DNA region GCCCCTTCCCTCGAGTGAAGAAGAGCCAATGGCAGTCGAGTATCAGTTGCACAGGGAGAAGAACTCAGACATCTGTAGATGGAAACATGGGAAACGATGTTCCTGGGAAACTTGTTACAGTGATTCCAGGTATCCTGAGAGGATAGGCAATGGAATTTATTTCATTCTATTTTTTAAACCCAAACAAAACTGagcaaaatgtttcaaaacattctCCCCATTCTGTGTccagaatttataaaaaaaatataggaaCAAAGTTTTCACACTGACAGCTTGGGCGGGGCTTACCGATGGGTCAATTGTGTTGAAAGCTTTGCTGGTACAGAACACTTGCATTATAAGGCAACTGAACATAATATAAAACGCATAAGCAAGCACattgaagaaaaataattaatcTGTGACATTGTTCTTTGGGGAGGAACACCATCTTTGAGTTGATCTGAATCTCACAGTTGAATCTGCTGCTTTTGAATTGATCCAGATGATATTTCACTGCTCGATGCATTATTGTGTCTCATCGGTTGAGTACCCAGCATCAGATCTGAAAGAGCTGGATCTGAAGATGATCTACTTACTGTGATTGGTTTTTGTATGACTGTGTAAAGAAACTGAATGattgaaactcttcccacattcAGTGCAGTGATACGGTTTCTCTTCAGTGTGAATCCTCTTGTGTGTCTTCAGGTTTCccgactgactgaatctcttgttaCAGTATAAACAcctgtacggtttctctccagtatgaactctcacATGTGCCGTAAAGtgttgttttagtgcaaaactcttcccgcacttaTCACATGTGTGCAGTTTCTCTCCTGTGTGGACTACCTTGTGTCTGTTCATGTCTGctgaccgactgaatctcttgtcacagtgtgaacacttgtaaggtttctctccagtgtggatgttcatgtgatcCTTAAGGTTTTCTGAAcgtgtgaaactcttcccacattgatcacaagtgtatggtttctctccagtgtgaactctcacgTGAAGCACAAGATGATGTTTGAATGAGaaactcttttcacactgagTGCAGATGAATGATTTCTTGGCTCTTCTTTTCATTAAATCTCTCTTTTTGACATGATTATTCTTTTTGGTTTCGCTGAATTCTTCattttcttcatcttcttcaatcaactctaaaataaaagtaaaaatgattAATTTTCAGTAACACTCTGATAATTTTCAGAAACCCTGATGAACCttgatgtaaaaatataaaataatattttttttatattttttattatacactTCTGTTAGtctggtaataccaaactctgctacttcgctGTGCTTCGTAGACAGACTCTGGAAGGGTATAATTGACAAGTGTTTACTTTCTTGTGGGggcgcttgtctgaagtttaaaatcatttgtGTACCCGTTAGCCAATCACATAAGgtttggttatgacgtgtgttatTCACCAGCTCAGCCGCCTTACACTTCCACTTTAAACACAGATATGCTGCGAAAACGAAACCATCGAGCGACCAAGAgggacacaatcacaattatcgcctTGCCGGATTTTGACCTCCCTAGTTTCTCGCTGACGATCGGTAACcgttgataaattaaacttttcccaaaacctatCAGGAGTAGGGCCGAAACaacacctccattcaaaatgtttaacaaacactcttcttgttcaGGCTTCAGTAGGCAAAAGCTGGGAATATTCTCCACAGTAGGGGTGCGCGATAAATATTGTGCGATaattaacaacggctctgtgtagtccGGCTACACCTCTGTAACGTTACATGAAGGAAGTACATTGATctttgaattataatttttaaaacataGACAAATCCCATATTTCTTTAGGGAAAACGATTAAATATGATTGATCAGCTACACTAATATCTAACAGAAATGAAGAATGAATAAACATCAACCTGTTTGTTCTTGAGTatcttcagtgtgtttgattcTGCAGGGTTCTGGATCTCTCATCTTCTCTgtgtcctctttaataaactcagtCTTTACAGATTTCACCTCTTCCTGATGATCTGATGCTCGACTTCACTTTAACATTTattgctaaattactaaatgtgtGATTGTCATTGGAGGAGCTTCAATGGACATGAATGTCTAAGGGAAAGAAGCAGATTTGCCAAAATCAACAATAAATAAAGCAAACCAATAAATAATGTTCTAGTCAGACTCCGTTActtacacatacatgcatatatatgtgtgtgtgtgtgtgtgtgtgtgtgtgtgtgtgtgtaggggaaGGAGATGTCTTCTAAATTCTATCTTTGAAGAGACAAGAGCctacataaaataaacacaaataaagagTATTGCCTCTTTGTAGAtcattatattactatattaaaatatacaaaaagccCATTAGTTTAAAATGCTCACTTAGTAATACTGGAATCTCATTTGGTAATTCACACAATATAAGCATTTCATAACCACATGAGACAATTTAGATCAATACATGAAcagatttataatatatatttaaaaaaaatgttcatatcCATGTATTGATTTAAAATGCCCCACGTGGCTCATTAGATAAGCTAAATATGATCTATTTATCAGGGTTTGTAAGTAATTATAATCATGTAAAGTGACTATAACAAGTTTGAGCTGCCAAAGATAAACGACAGAGAAATAGCGTTATTAATAAAATCGTATCAACATAACTTGATAACGGTTAGCATTCATTCCTCTCAGATCTCCAGACATTCAGTAACAGCATCATCATCACTCCAGACCTCGAAACAATCACTGACACGAACAAACAAGAACACGTTTTCCTCTCATGTTTCTTTAAGTTAGCAAACACATAAGCATCGCTGTGCACGATTAAAACAAGGCGGGAACGAATCGTATATTGTTGCATAAACATACTGTGTACATAAACAAAGtgttatttacaattgtgttaataatatgtgaaatactGTGAACTGCTCACCTCTCCTCAGGAGACTCACGCTGACTAGAGAGCGCGCTCTGGTGATGACGTCATCCCCGCGAGGCGGGATCTTCAAAAAAAGCTTCAAATCTTGTTGAGTACGTCTGCGTCCGATGTACTAAACAGTCTCTTAAGAATTTGTTTGAACATTTTCTGTCAACAAAGCTTACATTTTCTATAATAAGTTCTTGTAATTTAGGTATTATCCTTGAATATTTCAGATGTTCACTTACTAATTTAAGCATCTGTAATGGAATATTcttgatatttttttcatttatttattttttgttttgtttttttattttcacctCGGCTTCAACTTTTACTTGCCTGCTGATATGAATATGTATATTGTGATGTAATATCTGTATGTACGCTCAGGTTTGTTTGTAAATCTGAAACTACGAATGCCTTTTTTTGTTAAGGTTctatatgtcaaaaaaaaaaaccgtcTGCGTCCGAAATTACATACTCAATGAGTAGGTACTTCTTTTCAACAAGTTCTTATTTAACGAGCGCTAAAAGAGTACGTACTCTACAGCCAAATCTCTTTGAGTATGAATGTGATCCGCCATGTTTACGTTATCATGTGACGTATGACGTTACAACAAGCGCAACAACTTCAAAGATATGACTGCGACAGGTTTAAAATCTTCTCTCTTTTAATATTTTGATGTTGATGCAATTTGCTCATGTTTTGGTCTTGTTGAAGAAACAGCTGCCCTTTTTTATAGTGATTGTAGTATAACCAATTCATTTTGTGTGTAGgctatttaagtttttatatatttaatccaACTAAAATGACCCACAATTTAAtcctaaaatacattattttgtatTACGAAAGCCCAAAATCGTTATCTCATGAATATTTAATCTACACACAAAACTGTCTTAAATCTGCTGTTATCCTCTTTTTCTTGATTAATTTCTCTCGTTTCATCCCTGAGGCttataataacaaaaaacaacagcaacaaatgtatttttaatgcatttttggttacataaatattgattatttaaagtaatttaatcCTTTTCCCTCtatttataatttcatattatGATGCATGCAAACCCATTATAGTTATGTTTTCTCTTGTcattatgattgtttattgttaaagaTACTACCATCTGTCCCTGAGCTTGTATGCAATTATTCGTTCTGcagtaataacaatataataaaaagtaaataagaaTGGCAGGTGCACAAACACCTCATAGCATCAGTAACAGTTTTCCTCTGGAGACGTGGATCAGCTGCTTGAAGATCTcgcctttggagaagactgttgaATTTACACTATTACTACTAAGTATTACTACTAAGAAATTAAGATTACCTCAGAAAACATTTCTAGGCCACCCCAACACTTGATAAATGGTgaccaataattatatatttttagtcaAACAAGCAAattgtaattagtttttttttcttatgccaCAGCAATGCTTGAATTCACACTAGACAAATGCAGCCAAGATGAATTCATCTAAATATTCAGTCaagtaatgaatgaatgcatgtgttAGTTAAACAATTAcgctatattttatttactgacaacaacagGAGACATGCATAAatgagtaaaataataaataaaaataaccatcacaacaaataaatacaagtccacaacacatgaaacaaaacttTATTCAATCATCGAGTCCTTGTCTgagagaggatgaggaagaccatgatgaagACCCTGAACCACACAACCCTGAACAGATGCGGGCAGTGGTGGaagaagtacacaaatcaagtgcttgagtaaaagtacagatatgtataataaaatattactccagtaaaagtaataGTAATCCTTTTTCAATTCTACTCGAGTGAAAATACAAAAGTACttgattttttatgtatttaaagggttagttagtgAATATCTAGTGAataacatcttcaaagtagtccatgtgacatcagagggtcagttagaattttttgaagcatcgaaaatacattttggtccaaaaataacaaaaaatatgacTTCATTCAGCATTGTTATTTTCTTGGACTaaatccgaagatgaacggaggtcttacgagtttggaacgacatgagggtgagttattaatgacaattttcattattgagggaactatccctttaagtaaaaaagtactgacagATAGATTtagcaattttatataggctccTTAATTATTATATTAGCACAAATTTTacataatcctactgctcaaaatatctGGAGTCAagatacatttttgttgttgatttggaGTACATTGACGAGAGTGATGTAGTAATGTTCAGTGTGAAACTTAGACTGCGATGTATGAGAGAACACAGATCTGATCTTCACCAGgaagaaaaaagtgttttaaagtttgttgcttggcagaacatcacagttatgacatgagaataaggcctgaagttcAGAAGAACATTCTAACTTCACAGCaggaaaatacaattatattttcattatgaTTTTTGTTTCTTCTCAAACCTAGTCTgtaaacacccctggccaaatacccccagagggcatcaCTTCCCACTTTGACAATTACCACAtaaccatgttctgaacatcacatgcTTTCTTTTCCCCCCAAATGTAATCTATcaaggtggttgaataaaaaatatttggactttattttttttaattacctcaATTTAGCACAAGCAaacttgttagctagacagttagcatcagctaacagtATTTACTTATTTCCAGTATGGCTATGAATAACATTAATATCTGTCTACTCagctagttaatccaaacaatattaaaaaaaattatactggtGATAAAGAGACGTCATATAGGGCATGCATAGCATTTTAATGAAACTgttaacattatgttgttttatttaatctgtgttattttaaggttgttgctttttttacctaaaacataTTGGTGTGTCTGCATCATCTGCATTCAAACATTTCAATCGGCTTAAATAGATCAATCTTTAATCAATGTAAATCAATCTTTACAGCATATTTAGTTCACAAACAACTGAcagttttgacctaaatatgattttcagttacaataattaataataaatttcgaaattaataacttacttttagcagcaTCAGTCGCGCGCTCAGATCTCCCGGTCCTTACTTGCcggactcgcactaaacggttcacttgaatcagtgagttgtcgaCTCAAGAACAGCTGCAGtcggatcattctaattcataaacgaatcgtttggtgcgatttgcgatccgatttaaaatGTTCATTGAAAATACTCAGTTCGTCAAGAATCAGAAACGCTTCTGCGTGTGATATATTAtaaggagtaacgatatgttttatgaaatgtagtgaagtacgATTTTATGATTTGGAATGTAGTGAGGTAAaagttactaaaaataaaactactccaatAAAGTACAGCTTGAACTGCGTACTTCTTTCTTCACATGAATACTTAGCATTCAAACATACTCATTTGCTCGACCACTGCTTTTGCCTACTATGTAGTAGGGAAGTATGCCATCTCGGACACAGCGACTGTCTGGGCTGAAGATCTTCCTGCTTCAAGTCTGCACCCTTCCTCTACTCCCTCCTCTCACTGCTTCACTCTCCAGTCCAGCGGGTGGCGCTAAACACATTCGTTTGTTTGACAAACACCATTACGTTTAGTTTCACGGGTTTGTTTTGTTGTGATGCTAGCTTAAAACAAACTGTTAGAAATGGTGTTTCAGTACAGTTTTTGAATCAGGTCAGTGTAATATTCTCATCCTCACAGTCGTGACTAAGTTTTGAAGCAGGAATATCTGGAGGAgtatcatctgaactgagatctgctgctgtgaagatgatgtttgttaaagaagagagtgaagagaacacgagtgaaccagaaacctggagaataaaacacgaggaaacagaaacctggagaataaaacaagaggaaccagaaactataagaataaaacacgagggaccagaaacctggagaataaaacaggatcaaggaggttggtgtttattcttcATTGATCTTTAATGATTGTTTACGCGTAAAATATGGAatgagcaaagaaaaaacataacatttaataGAACTTAGAAACAAATCCAAAGAAAGCAATAGCAGTGGAAAAATActgcttgaaaaaataaaaataaagaaagctaAGTAAACTGAACACATCAGGTGTCATATAAAAGAAAAGGAATGCCTAGAAATCTCTTTGTAAAAATTCTTGCATAAATTCTTCTACTTCCGCTGTTGTCAGTTTTGCAACATGATTAACGAGTTACCCTAAGAAAATATGAGCAAAGAAGGTTGTGAAAATAATCCTTTATTTGTACCTTATGAgctttcagaaaataaataaaagtaaattaaatctactttttggaataaaaaaaaaaatgttgatatatTGATATGCCAATATATTTTCAGAGGCTTATTTATTCATAtctaataataatctaataaacagccaataattTTGATACAtaaagaagtgaagtgacattcagccaaatatggtgacccatactcagaattcgtgctctgcattcaacccatccaaagtgcacacacacagcagtgaacacacacacacacacacacacacacacacacacacacacacacacacacacacacacacacggagcagatTAAAGTTctaaagaactataaagacccataggtataattttacaataagaccttattatttaaccttagttaatgcattcacTTTCACattgagcaatagctacatttgctacataagttattaatctttgttaaaaaatacaactcttagttcatgttagctcattaaataacacagctgcaacttttgattttaacaacgtgtttttaaatattggaatatacctaagattaatgcatgatcagaataatttttcatggtcagttcatgttaactaatgaattaactaaggTTAACCAATGAaaccataatgtaaagtgtgaatgaacaataaagaaatCACTTTCAAACAATAATATCAATCCCTAAAAACCCATGAAATCAAAGTGGAAAGGTTCaacatctgtttttattttattgttttacaactgtttggttttccttACAAATCATGTAAGCACTATTTTTAATTGATATTAAGCAGATAattttttgttcagatcaaaatgttaAGGTGaaacactgcaggcaaaaacactgttttttcaagcacctgttaattttgagattttgggctttttggtttttcataaagtcatttttaaactagtggaaggaaaacatccaaaagactctgttaagtgtttcttttatagcactttatctgtttgtgtcaataga from Carassius carassius chromosome 1, fCarCar2.1, whole genome shotgun sequence includes:
- the LOC132143788 gene encoding gastrula zinc finger protein XlCGF49.1-like, with translation MILNFRQAPPQEKLIEEDEENEEFSETKKNNHVKKRDLMKRRAKKSFICTQCEKSFSFKHHLVLHVRVHTGEKPYTCDQCGKSFTRSENLKDHMNIHTGEKPYKCSHCDKRFSRSADMNRHKVVHTGEKLHTCDKCGKSFALKQHFTAHVRVHTGEKPYRCLYCNKRFSQSGNLKTHKRIHTEEKPYHCTECGKSFNHSVSLHSHTKTNHSK